The sequence CGGCTACCTGCCGCTGCGGACCAGCCTGGTCGACGACCCCGCCTACCTGAAGCCGTGGGCGGACCAGCACCCGCTGATCAAGCCGAACCTCGACCAGCTGACCCGGCTGAAGCCGTGGGTCTCGTTCCCCGGCAACGGCTACCAGCAGATCACCGACCTGATGATGTCCGCGGCCGAGAGCGCCATCTACCAGGGCAAGGACCCGAAGACGACGCTCGCCGACGCCGCCAGGCAGGGCGACAAGCTGTTGCCCGCCTCCTGACCCAGATCGTCCGACGTGCGGCGCGCGCTTGTCGACCGTGCGGCAGCGCGCGCCGCCAGGACTTGAAACCCTGAGGACCATGACACTCGACCTGGAAGACACTCCCGGCCTCGGCACGGCCGGCCTCGACAGTGCCGCCGACGCCGACCGCGTGCTGCGGCTGGCCGGCTCGCTCAACCTGCGGGACGTGGGCGACTACCGGGCCGCCGACGGCCGCCGGGTCCGGCGCCGCACCCTGCTGCGCTCGGCGGCGATGCACGGCCTCGGCGACCAGGCCCGCGCGGTGTTCGCGCAGCTCGGGGTGCGCACCGTCGTCGACCTGCGCGAGGCGCAGGAGGCCGCGCACGAGCCGGACGCGCTCGGCCGGCTGCCGATCACCACCAGGTGGATCCCGATCTTCTCCGACGGCACCGGCACGTCCAGCCTGCCGACCGTCGTCCCGGCGACCTCCGGCGACGCTCCCGCCGCCGGCGACAACGCTCCCGGGTCCGGCGCCGCGGCGGCCGAGGGCGCGCGCACGGCCCAGGCGGCCGGGGCCGGGATGACGCTGGCGTCGATCTACGACTTCATCCTCGACGGCAAGGGCGACCGGCTGACCGCCGCGGTGCTCGCGCTCGCCGAGCCCGGCGCCCTGCCCGCGATCGTGCACTGCTCGGCCGGGAAGGACCGGACCGGGCTGACGATCATGCTGGTGCTTGACCTGCTCGGCGTCCCGGACGAGGTCATCGCCCGCGACTACGCGCTGACGGCCGAGCTGCTCGGCGACGAGGCGCAGGCCGCGATCCGCCGGCTCTCGGCGTCGGCTGCCGGCGGCGACCCGGACAACCTGCCCAGCGACCTGATGAGCTCCCCGCCGGAGCTGATCCTGACGGCGCTCGCGCGGGTCCGGGCCAGCCACGGCTCGGCCCGTGGCTACCTGCTCGCCCACGGCGCCACCGACGAGGCGCTCGACGCGCTGGCCGAGGCCCTGCTGGTGACCGACAGTCCGGCCACGACCGACGGCGACGCCGCGACCGACACCCCGCTCGACCACGACCCAGCCTGACGACCCCGACCGACCACCACCGGGAGCTCTCCGTGCGCTTTCTGACCGACCCCCCGACCCCGACGCACACCGTCATCCAGCTCTCCGACACCCACATCGTGCCCGAGGGCGAGCTGTACCACGGCACGCTCGACACCCTCGCCAACGTCGCTGCCGCGTTCGACCAGATCGAGCAGTCCGGCATCGACGTGGCCGCGCTGGTGCTGTCCGGTGACCTCGCCGACGCCGGCGACCTGGCCTCCTACCGGCGGCTGCGCGCCTACGTGGAGCAGCGGGCCGGCGCGCTCGGCCTGCCGGTGCTGTACATGATGGGCAACCACGACAGCCGCGGCCCGTTCCGGGAGGGCCTGCTCGGCGCCGAGCCGACGACCGAGCCCTACGACTACGTGTTCTGGTCCGGCGACCTGCGGATCATCGCGCTCGACTCGACCGAGCCCGGCGAGGTCCTCGGCGTGCTGTCCGACGAGCAGCTGGCCTGGCTGGCCGCCGAGCTCGCCACCCCCGCGCCGGCCGGCACGATCCTCGCGCTGCACCACCCGCCGGTGCCCTCGCCGATCGGCATGCTCAACACCATGGTCCTGGAGGCGCCGGAGCGCCTCGGCCAGGTGATCGCCGGCACCGACGTGCGGATCGTGCTCGCCGGCCACGCGCACCACGGCTCGGTCGGGATCCTCGGCGGCGTGCCGGTCTGGGTCGCGGGGGCGACCGCCTACGCGGCCCGCGCGCTCGGCCCGGCCGGCGGCTACGCGGGCGTCACCGGGGGCGTGTTCACCCGGATCGACGTCTACGCCGGCCAGGCCGTCGCCACCGTCATCCCGACGACGGTCGGCGACTCCATCTACGAGCTGACCCCCGACATGCTGGCGAAGTACGCCGACGAGCTCGACCCCGACGCCGAGCTGACCCACGAGGACCTCGACAAGCTCACGAAGGCGTAGGCACCCGATGTTCGTCGAGCTCGCCGCCCCGGCGGCGCTCACCGGCGCGGGCCGGACCGTCACCGCTGTCTCCCAGCCGGTGGCGGCCCGGCCCGCGCTCGCCCGGCGGCTGCTCGCAGCGGCCCCGCCCTATCTCTACCTGCTGCCGGCCGTCGCCTGCCTGGTGCTGTGGACGTACAAGCCGCTGGTCGAGGCGGTGCAGCTGTCCTTCTACGACTGGAACCTGCTGCCGACGTCGCCGATGACGTACGTCGGGTTCCACAAGTACGCCGAGGTCTTCACCCAGCCGGGCCTGCGCCGGGCGACGCTGAACACCGTCTACTACATCCTCGGCCTGCTGCCGTTCTCGGTGGCGCTGCCGACGGTCATCGCGCTGGTCACCCGCCGGCTCGGCGGCCGCAGCCGCAACGTGTACCGGGCGATCGTCTTCCTGCCGATGCTGGTGGCGCCGGTCGCGGCCGCCGCCGTGTGGAACTGGCTGCTCGACCCGACCGGCCTGTCGAACCAGGCGCTCGGCTGGTTCGGCGTCGCCCCGCACAACTGGCTGCGCACCGAGGGGACGGCGCTGCCGGCGATCCTGGCGATCACCGCGTGGTCGATGTGCGGCTTCGCGACGCTCGTCGTCTCGGCCGGCCTGACCGGCATCAGCGCCGACTACGGCGAGGCCGCCGCGATCGACGGTGCCACCGGCTGGCAGATCCTGCGCTGGGTGACGCTGCCGCTGCTGCGCTCGACCCTGCTGTTCCTGGTGCTGATGACGGTGTTGCTGTCCGGGCAGTGGACCTTCCCGCTGCTGGACTCGCTCACCCAGGGTGGTCCGGGCGACAGCTCGTCGAACGTCTACTACCTGCTCTGGGAGCTCGGCTTCCGCAACTTCGACGCCGGTCTCGCGTCCGCGGCCGGGATCGTCTTCTTCCTGGTGTTCGGGCTCATCGCGGCCGCGCTCGTCGCGCTCGCCGACCGGTTCAGCTTCCACGACAACTAAGGAGCACCAGATGAGCGTCCAGACGGCCGGGGCCGCCCTCGCCGGGCCGCCGAAGGCGCGGCTGGCCTGGGCCGGCGCGGCCGGGCGGCACGCGGTGATGGTCGTGCTGAGCCTGCTCAGCATCGTCCCGATCTACTGGATGTACGCCGGGTCGCTGCGCCGGCCCGGCGACATCCTCAGCCAGAACCCGCTGCCGTGGCCGCTGTCGCTGCGCAACTACCACTACGTCCTGCACTCGCTGGACGTCCCGGTGCTGCTCGCCAACACCCTCGTGATCGCGGCGGCGTCGACGGTCGGGCAGCTGCTGGTCTGTCTGCTCGCCGCCTACGCGTTCGCGGCCTGGGACTTCCGCGGCAAGAACGTGCTGTTCCTGCTGTTCGTCGTCACCTGGCTCGTCCCGTTCCAGGTCACGATGATCTCCAACTACCTGGTGCTCAACAAGCTGGGCCTGCTCAACAGCCTGGCCGGCGTGGTCGTCCCGACGTTGTGCTCGGCGCTGGCCGTGCTCATGCTGCGCCAGCACATGCAGGCCTTCCCCCGGGAGCTGCTGGACGCGGCGAAGATCGACGGCCGGCGCTCCTGGTCGACGCTGTGGACGGTCGTCGTGCCGAACCTGCGCCCGGTGCTCGCGTCGCTGGCGATCCTGCTGTTCATCAGCGCCTGGAACGAGTACTTCTGGCCGGCGCTGGTGCTGCAGCGGGCGAACTCGGTGATCCAGCTCGGCATCCGCGGCTACCTCACCCAGGAGGGCAACGACTGGGGCGCCATCATGGCCGCCTCCGGGCTGGCCTGTCTGCCGATCTTCGCGCTGTACGTCGTGCTGCAGCGCCAGGTCATCGACGCCTTCGTCCGCTCCGGGCTGCGCTGAGCCGAGCACGGCCCGGCGTCGCCCTTCGGCGCCTGTAGGCTCGCAGAAAGTCCTGGAAGGGCAGGATCTTCGGGACTCTACGCAGGCAGGAACCTCGCAGGCAGGGAGAGGATCAGGGCACGGTGGCTACGCTGGGCGAACCACTGATCGTCGATCATTCGACGCTGGCGGTCCGTAGCCTCGGGCCCAGTCGGGTGACCTCGCCCCTGCTGCCCCTGTTGGGCGAGCGGCCGACCACCGAGCACTACATCGACGAGGCCGACAAGGTCCTGCTCGACGACACGCTGGCGATGGTCTCGTCGCGCAACGTCCCGCTGGCCGAGCTGCCCAGCTTCGAGGCGGCCGGCCCGCGCCGGAAGATCTACTTCGACCCGGCGAAGACCAGGGTCGGCATCGTCACCTGCGGCGGCCTGTGCCCCGGGCTGAACAACGTCATCCGGGGCCTGGTGACCGAGCTCACCACGCACTACGGCGTGACCCGCATCTTCGGCTTCCGCAACGGCTATCAGGGATTCATCGCGCGCTACGGCCACGACGTCGTCGACCTGACGGCGGAGCGGGTCGCGACGATCGGCGAGGACGGCGGCACGATTCTCGGCACGTCCCGGGGCCAGCAGGACCCGGAGGAGATCGTCGACTGCCTGTCCCGCATGAACATCAGCATTCTTTTCGTCATCGGCGGCGACGGGACGCTGCGCGGCGCCGGCGAGATCGCCCGGGTCGCCACCGAGCGGGGCGAGAAGATCGCCGTCGTCGGGATACCGAAGACGATCGACAACGACATTCCGTTCATCGACCAGAGCTTCGGCTTCCAGACCGCGTTCGCGAAGGCGAGCGAGTCGATCGCCGCCGCGCACGCGGAGGCGACGTCCGCGCCCGGCGGGCTCGGGCTCGTCCGGCTGATGGGACGGCATTCCGGCTTCATCGCCTGCTATGCCTCGCTGGCCAAGTCAGACGCCGACGTGGTGCTCATTCCCGAGGTGCCCTTCACGCTCGACGGCGAGAACGGGCTGCTGCGCTACCTGCGCCGCCGGATCGAGGAGACCGGCCACGCGGTGGTGGTCGCCGCCGAAGGCGCCGGCCAGGAGCTCTTCGACGCGCAGAGCAACGGCCTCGGGACCGGCACCGACGCCTCAGGCAACCGGCGGCTGTCGGACGTGGGCCAGTTCCTCAGCGGCCGGATCGTCGACTACTTCACCAGCGCCGGCGTCGAGATCAACCTGAAGTACATCGACCCGAGCTACGTCATCCGCAGCGTGCCGGCCAACCCGTACGACAGCGTCTACTGCATCCGGCTGGCGCACGCCGCCGTGCACGCCGCGATGGCCGGTCGCACCGAGATGGTCGTGGGCCGCTGGCGGCGCCGGTTCATCCACATCCCGATCCCGCTGGCGATCAGCCACCGCAACCAGGTCGACCCGTCGGGTGACCTGTGGATGTCGGTGCTGGAAGCCACCGGCCAGCCGCCCCGCTTTCAGTAGCGCCTTGCTTTCAGCGGCGCACCGCGCAGGAGGACCGAGGAAGCCATGCTGCAGATCGACATCTGGTCGGACGTCGCCTGCCCGTTCTGCTATATCGGGAAGCGGTCCTTCGAGGGTGCCCTGGCGACCTTCGAGCATGCCGACGAGGTCGAGGTCCGCTGGCACAGCTTCGAGCTCGACCCGCACGCGCCCAGCGTCCCGGCGAGCGGCATCTACGACCTGCTCGCGGCGAAGTACGGCGTCACCAGGGAGCAGGCCGTCGCGATGAACGAGCGGGTCGCCACGATGGCCGCGGCCGTCGGCCTGACCCTGGACTTCGACGCGATCAAGCCGACCAGCACGTTCGCCGCGCACCGCGTCCTGCAGTGCGCGGCCACCGAGGACCTGCAGGCCGCGGCCGCCGAGGAGCTGTTCGCCGCCTACTTCACCAAGGGCGCGAACCTCGCCGACCCGGACGAGCTGGCCGACGCCGTGGCCGTCCTCGGCCTGGACCGCGAGCGGCTGCGCGCGGTCGCGGCGGGCGACGAGTTCGCCGGCCAGGTCCGCGCCGACGAGGCGCGCGCCGCCGAGCTGGGCATCACCGGCGTCCCGTACTTCCTGGTCCAGTCCCGGTACGCGGTGTCCGGCGCGCAGCCCCGCGAGACCTTCGAGAAGGCCCTCTCGAAAGCCTGGGACCTGGCCACCGCGGACGCCACCGCCTCCTGAGGCGCCGTCCCGGCTCCCCCGCGGGCGTGAGGTTAGTCACCCAGAGTGGTCGATTTCACGAACCCCCCGGGCCGGCCGCCTCCGGCCGGCGCCGCGACACCGGCTCGGCGGGGCCGTCTCCCTCGCGCACCGCAGCAACCACTCCACCCGCCGCGATATGTATGGCGCATACAGAGTGATTCGTGGCCAACAGTGACACGGCGTTAGCAAAAAGTGGCCTCGCCGACCCCATCGAGGCACCGCCAGCGACCAAACGAGCCGCAATCCCCCGTTCAGACCTGGGCAATCAGCGCGCGATAGCGTGAAACCCAATGATCACGAAAGAATCACGTTCTGTGCCGAACCCCGCTGGGCGAGGCCCCACCGCGCCCGCCGGCCGCCGACGCGGCCGGATCGCCGCGGCCGCGACGGCGGCGGCCGTGCTCGCCACGCTGCCGGCCGCGCTCGCCAGCTGCGGCTCGACCCAGGAACCGGCGACCGCCGCCAGCGGCAGCTGTCCGTCACCGGGCGTGTCCGGCGACACGATCAAGATCGGTCTGATCTACCCGGACACCGGAGGCCAGATCGCCGACAGCTTCCGGGACGTCCGCAGCGCGGTGCAGGCACGCGTCGACGCGCAGAACGCGGCCGGGGGCGTGCACGGCCGGACGGTCCAGATCGTCTGGCGCGACGACCAGTCCGACCCCGGGCTGTTCCGCACGGCGGCGCAGGATCTCGTCGACAACCAGAAGGTCTTCGGCCTCATCGTCGAGTCGATCGCGGCGGGCCCGACCGCGTCCTGGCTGGAGGCCAACGGCATCCCCGCGGCGGGGGTCGCGATCGGCGCCGGCCAGCACCGCAACCTCTTCTCGTTCGGGTCGCTGTTCACCGGCCAGAACGTCAACGTCGACACCTTCGGCCGGTACGTGCGGGCCGGCGGCGGAACCAAGGCCCTCGTCGTCGTCGACCCGTCGCAACCGGCGGCGGCCGGCCTCGTCGGCGTCTTCGGCCCCAGCCTGACCAGTCAGGGCGTGCAGGTCGCCGGCCAGGAGAACTACCCCGCCGGTGCCACCACCCCGGCCCACATCGTCGACGCGCTGCGCCACGCCGGCGCCGACACGCTGATCGGCGTGCTGAAGCCGGCCGACTTCGCCGACATCTACACCGCGGCCAAGACGGCCGGGGTCAAGCTCAAGGTCGCGCTGAGCGCCGCCGGCTACGAGCAGGACCTGCTCGACCAGCGGGGCGCGGCCCTCGCCGGCATGTCGGTGATCGTCGGCTACGCCTCGTTCGAGCAGGCGTCGCCCGCGATGACGGCCTTCCACAGCGCGATGGCGACCTACTCCCCCGAGTTGCAGGACCCGAACTCGGAGGCAGCGCTCTCGGCCTACGTCTCGACCGACGAGATGCTCAAGGGCCTCGACCTCGCCGGCGCCTGCCCGACCCGGGAGGGCTTCATCACCGGCCTGCACAAGGTCACCGACTACTCGGCCGGTGGCCTGATCGCTCCCACCGACCTGAGCAACCCGACAGCCGCGACGACGTGCTTCAACTTCGTGAAGGCCAACGCGACGGGGACCAGGTTCGAGCCGGTGACGCCGCCCGCCGGCAGCTCGGACGGGTTCTGGTGTGGCAAGCCGCTGAGCTAGCCACCGCCGGGGCCACCGGTTTCGGGGCTGGGAGAAACTCTTTTTCTCCCAGCCCCGAACACTTTCCCAGCCCGAACAGCGGGTCAGGCCGGGTCGAGCAGGCGGCCGTCCTCGTCGGCCAGCCCGCCGGCCTGCTTGACGTTGCGCAGCACCGGCGAGATCTCGCACGTCTGCACGCCGTCGAGCGCGCCGATCCGGCTGGTGGTGAAGGTGTACAGCTCGGCGAGGTCGTGGCACAGGACCGTGGCGACCAGGTTGTGCGGCCCGGAGGTGGCCGCCGCGAAACAGACCTCCGGAAGCGCCGCGAGCGTCTTGCCGGTCTCGTGCAGCACGGACGGGGTGACCCGCAGGTAGACGTGGGCGGCGGCGGTGTAGCCGAACCGGCGCAGGGCCAGGTCCATGTCGATGAAGACCGTGTTGGTGGCCAGCAGCGTGGCGAGCCGGCGGGTGATCCGCCCCTCGGTGATCCCGGCGGCGGCGGCGAGCTCGGCGTAGCTCGCCCGCCCGTCCCGGGCGAGCGCCGCGATGATCGCGCGGTCGGTCGGTTCGAGGCGGACCGGCGCGGACACGTCGCGGGCCGCCGGCAGCTCGGAGATGGCGGTGAGCGCGGCGGCCTCCTCGGCCGTCACGCAGCCGCTGAGGCCGTCCCAGTCGTCGGACCGGTCGCCGATGAAGATGTGCAGCACCACGGCGGCGTCGATGTCGAGGACGTGCGCGGTGCGCGGCAGCCGGCGGGTCAGCAGCGTCTCGCGCTGCTCGGCCGACAGCGACCGCATCGAGAAGACCAGCTCGGACCCGGCGGCCGCCAGTGACAGCCAGCGGACGTCGTCCCGGCGGGCGAGCGCGGCGGCGAGCGCCTCGGCGCTGTCGGGCCGGCACCGCACCCGGACCATCCACGGGTGCTGCCCGGCCACCTTGGGGTTGACCGTGGCGAAGATCCGCAGGAAGCCGTCCCGGCGCAGCGCGCGGTAGCGGCGGGCGACGGTCCGCTCGGGGAGGCCGAGGACGGACCCGAGCCGCGCGAAGCTGGCCCGCGGCGCCACCTGCAGGGCCCGTACGACCCGCTGGTCGTCGATGTCCATCACCACAGGGTCGAGGCGCGGCATGACGCTTTCCGGCGTCTGGGTCACCACCATGGACGGAAATCTACATCCTCGCGCCGAGGGCGGGGAATCGTCGGCGGCCGTCGGCAGACTGGTGCGCACCGCCGCGAGACCCGTCGCCGACGACGCCCGCGGCACTCGCCCAGGGGAGTGGTCGATGGAACGCAAGTGGTGGACGCTGGTGGTGGTCTGCGCGGCGACGTTCATGTTGCTGCTGGACATCACGATCGTCGTGGTGGCACTGCCGGACATCCAGCGAGCCCTGAAGACCAGCTTCAGCGACGTGCAGTGGGTCATCGACGCCTACTCGCTGACCCTGGCCGCGCTGCTGCTGACGGCCGGGTCGCTGGCCGACCGGTTCGGCCGGCGCAGGCTGTTCCTGATCGGCCTTGTGGTCTTCACCGCCGGCTCGCTGCTGTGCGCCGTGGCGACGAGCCCGCTCATGCTGATCGCCTCGCGGGCCGCGCAGGGCGTGGGCGGCGCCATCCTGTTCTCGACGTCGCTGGCGCTGCTGGCGATGAACTTCCACGGCAGGGAGCGCGGCGTCGCGTTCGGCGTCTGGGGCGCGGTGACCGGGGTGTCGACCGCGCTCGGGCCCATCCTCGGCGGCCTCATCACCAGCGGCATCAGCTGGCGCGGCATCTTCTGGGTGAACCTGCCGATCGGCGTCGCGGCGGTCGCGGTCACGCTCGTGAAGGTCGACGAGTCGCGGGCCCCGCACGCGCACCGGCCGGACTGGCCCGGCTTCGGCACGCTCACCGCCGGGCTGGTCTCGCTCGTCTACGGGCTGATCAGGGCCAGCGAGACGAGCTGGAGCGACACCGGGGTGATCATCTGCCTCGCGCTGGCCGTGGTGTTCCTCGCGGCGTTCGTCGTCGTCGAGGCGCGGGTGGCACATCCGATGTTCGACCTGTCGCTGCTGCGCATCCCCACCTTCCTCGGTGGATCGGTCGCGGCGTTCGCGATGAACGGCTCGCTGTACGCGATGTTGCTCTACCTGACGATCTACCTGCAGGACGACCTGGGCTACTCGGCGCTGCAGACCGGCCTACGGATTCTGATCCTGTCCAGCGCGGCCACGGTCGTCTCCATCGCATCGGGGCGGGCCTCGGCTTTCCTGCCGGTGCGCTGGCTGATCGGCAGCGGCCTTCTCCTGGTCGGCGCCGGGCTGCTGCTGATGTCGGGGCTGTCCGCGGGGAGCGGCTGGACGCACCTGATCGCGGGGTTCCTCGTCGCCGGGGCCGGCTCCGGCCTGGTGAACCCGCCGCTGGCCTCGACCGCGGTCGGAGTCGTGCACCCGTTCCGGTCGGGCATGGCCTCCGGGGTGAACACCACGTTCCGCCAGGTCGGGATCGCCGTCGGCGTCGCGGCCTACGGCTCGATCTTCACCGCCGTGCTGGCGCACGACCTCAGCCGGCGTCTCGACGGCGTGCCGGGCCTCGCCGGGCAGGGCGACCGGATCTCCGACGCGGTCCACTCCGGGGCGGCGGGCCAGGTCATCGCCACCGCGCCCGCCGCGGTGCGCGGGGACCTGGTCGAGGCGATCCACGCCAGCTTCGCCGGCGCCCTCAACGACCTGTTCGTCACCGCCGGCATCCTCGCGCTCGCCGGTGGCGTGCTCGCCCTGGTGCTCATCCGGGCGAAGGACTTCGCGGCCGTCGCCCAGCAGGGAGGCCAGCCGGCGGGAGGCGGCGGCCAGCCGCCGGTCCGGCCCGAGGCGGCCGCGTCCGCCTCGTGACCCCGGCTCGCTGACGCCGGGCCCGCCCGGGCGGGCCCGGCGTCAGCGGGTGGTGGCGACGGTGGTGCCGGTGGAACGCACGAGGATGCGGATGCGGTCGGCGCGGAACAGGTCGTGGGAGTGCTCGAACGGCTGCCCGTCCTGGTCGCGGGTGGTCCGGTCGAGGGCGAGCAGCGGGGCGCCCACCGCCGAGCGCAGCAGGACGGCCTCCTCGTCACCCGCCAGCACCACCTCGATCTGTTCGAGCGCCTCGCCGGGGCGGATGTCGTACTCCTCGGCGAACAGTTCGTAGAGCGATCCCCCCAGCGGCAGGTTGAACAACCCGGGGAAGCGGCGGGCCGGGAAGCAGGCGTTCTCCAGCGAGATCGGGCCGCCGTCGGCGAGCCGCAGCCGCACGATCCGGGCGACCGGGTCGCCGGGCTCCAGCTCCAGGGCCTTCGCGACGGTCTCGTCGGCCGGCTCCAGCGCCGCGCTGACGACCTGCGAGCCCGCGGTGAAGCCCTGGGTGCGCAGCAGCTCGGGGACGCCGACGATCCTGGTCAGGTCCCGCTCGACCTTGCGCGGCGCGACGAACGTGCCGCCGCCGCGGCCGCGGACCCGCAGGACGACGCCCTCCCGCTCCAGCGACGTGAGCGCCTGGCGCAGGGTCTCCCTGCTCACGCCGAGTGACGCGGCGAGGTCCCGCTCGCCGCCGAGGCGTTCACCGGGACGATGGGCGCCGTCCGTCACCAGGTGGCGCAGCCGTCGGCGCACGTCAGCGGCCGTCGGCCCCAGCGGGGCCCCGGACGGGTCGAAGTCGAGCGCCATCCGTCCAGTCTGACCGACGGTGACGGGCTGCCGGTCCACGTGGGCCGGCCCACCCGGAATATCCGCGAGATCGGCGGCGAGATCGACACGGCCCGGCGGGACGACAGCCGGGGCCGGGGCCGCCGTCGGCGCCGTCAGATCTCGTCCAGCGCGGCCGGGGACTCGGGCAGGATCTGCCCGCCGTCGACGACGATCGACTGGCCGGTGATGTAGGCGGCCTCGTCGGTGGCGAGGAACAGGGCCGCGTTGCCGATGTCCTCGACGTCGCCGAGCCGGCGCATCGGGATGACCGCCTCCGTCGAGCGCAGGTAGTCCTCGCCCTGCTCGCTGAGCCCCTCGGTGAGGATGTTGCCGGGCAGCACGGCGTTGACCGTGATCCGGTGCGGCGCCAGCTCGATCGCCGCGGTCCGCATGTAGCCGAGCATCGCGGCCTTGGACGCGCCGTAGTGGGCCCAGCCCGGGTAGCCGGTGAACGGACCGGTGATCGACGATGTCAGGATCACCCGGCCGTGCCCGGAGGCCTTCAGCGCCGGCAGGAAGGCCTGGACGGTGAGCAGCGCGCCCTTCACGTTGACGCCGAGCACGAGGTCGATGTCGGCCTCGGTCATGGCGTCGAGCGAGGCGGCGGGGAAGATCCCGGCGTTCGCGCAGACGATGTCGCAGCCGCCGTGCCGGCCGAGCACCTCCTCGGCCAGCCGGCCGGTGTCCGCCGCCGACGCGACGTCCCCGGCCACGTAG is a genomic window of Pseudofrankia inefficax containing:
- a CDS encoding GntR family transcriptional regulator — protein: MALDFDPSGAPLGPTAADVRRRLRHLVTDGAHRPGERLGGERDLAASLGVSRETLRQALTSLEREGVVLRVRGRGGGTFVAPRKVERDLTRIVGVPELLRTQGFTAGSQVVSAALEPADETVAKALELEPGDPVARIVRLRLADGGPISLENACFPARRFPGLFNLPLGGSLYELFAEEYDIRPGEALEQIEVVLAGDEEAVLLRSAVGAPLLALDRTTRDQDGQPFEHSHDLFRADRIRILVRSTGTTVATTR
- the fabG gene encoding 3-oxoacyl-ACP reductase FabG: MFTPIEGRTVVVTGGSRGIGKGIARVFAAAGANVVITGRDPAVAEAAAAELGKAGGTVSYVAGDVASAADTGRLAEEVLGRHGGCDIVCANAGIFPAASLDAMTEADIDLVLGVNVKGALLTVQAFLPALKASGHGRVILTSSITGPFTGYPGWAHYGASKAAMLGYMRTAAIELAPHRITVNAVLPGNILTEGLSEQGEDYLRSTEAVIPMRRLGDVEDIGNAALFLATDEAAYITGQSIVVDGGQILPESPAALDEI